The nucleotide sequence AACTAGACCATTATAAATCATCTAACGGAGATATATTGTTTATTCCTATATCAACGTTTAATCTTCTCTATAAAATATCGAACCGACAATGAAATTTGAAAAAGAATTTGCTTCACAGACTGTGCCAGAATGGCGAGAAGCATATATGAATTACAAATACCTCAAGACTCTCTTAGAACAAATCTTGATTTTCCGGCAGCGGCAGCCACCGGAGAACCAAGCGAACCGGCCAAAGCCATCCCGGTCTTTAAAGAGGAAGGTGTCCCTACTCAGAGCTTTCAGTGGGCTAACTAACAACAGCTTCATAAAACACAAAGAAGATGAGGTGATTGTAGTAAATGCAATGCAGCAAGTTGATGAAGAACAACAAGGTGGCGAGTGTCCGAATTACCAGACTGTTTTCCTCCGGTCATCCGAGGATGGGGGAGATTTAGACCTTGTGTTTTTTAAAAGACTTGATGATGAATTTAATAAAGTGgtacgtttttataaaaccaaagtGGAGGAGGTGGTGCGGGAGGCTGGGGAGTTGAGTAATCAAATGGATGCTCTCATTGCTCTTagaatcaaagtaaacaatcCATCAATCGAGGTGACTGAAGAACATCAAAATCATCCAAAGAGATTGGAAGAGGCAGATGAACACAAGATGGCGTCTTTAGAAGTTTTAGATCGCGTAAAGATCAACGCGACCAGTGAAACACCACGATCCACCGTTAGAAATGTTTTCAATAGTTTGAATGTGGATTTGAACTACAGCAGAAATGAGCTCAAAAATGCCCAAGGAAAGTTGAAGCAGGCTTTTCTTGAGTTCCATGAAAAGCTTCGGTTTCTGAAGAACTACACGTAAGCATCGATCAACcacttatatttatatatttacaaatttacataaacatttggctgaaaaaattaatataactgaattgtatctTGCTTAATTTGAAACCAGTTTCCTGAATCAAATGGCCTTCTCCAAGATCATGAAGAAGTATGATAAGGttagtttgggttgttacttTTTTTTTGTCACATGTGTGATGTGTCTCATGGTGTTCcacaagtttaaaaaaaataatagttttagCAACTGTTGATATATTCACCAACGAATTAGCGACGTGTTATATTTTcacttaggctatagggtgtggtcattaCCCTCGTGACTACCATGACCCTCCACGTCAGTGCATAACCCACCTCTAATTCACCATTTAAAAGCACTACTCTAAGGGTGTGATTATAACCCAAACCACTAGccctttatttattttaatttatgtttgtttaaagagaaaaaggaaatgatttctTAAAAAATAGAAAGGatgaccatggttgccatggtttaattcATTCAAATCATGGTGGATCAAACAAGGAGGTGGTGTAGCTTTACATTGacaaatcatgtcccaaccatgacttccacaccctttagccttagATATGTAGTGTTTAATAAAAGGGTTAATTCTAATTGGAGTTAAAGTGGGTCCAAAATAATCCAAAAGCTTGAAAATAAAGTGTggaatttattattatttagttattAGGTCTAGATAAGTATTAGTATTATATTTAACggaatatatttatcttttttttttgaaaggcaaaaaaaaaaaaaaaaatatatagataTGTTTGGGTTTAGTTTCGTATAAATATATTTATCTAGTATTGgtttaataattatttaattgaTGTATGAGTCAAAGTATGTTTGGGTTTAGTTTCGTATAAATATAGATGGTTAAGATTATTGTAATTACTAATTAGTATGCTTTggtttaataataaaaaaaagtcaaACAAATTGTTCAATCTCATGTTATGTGTGTTTAATCAAAAATTTGACTTTCCAACATCAAATGACCTAGATTGTGCTTACAGATCACATCAAGAAATGCGTCGGATGTTTACTTGCAGATGGTTGAAGAATCTTACTTGAGCCAATCTGAGGAGGTATAATATATCAGTTTTCTATTGTGTGATATAAAATGCTAAAAAAAGTATTtatttaaacatatttttttttatttttaagtgtAAATTTATATTAGGCACttaaattttttttgttaatcTTGTTATAATTGGGAAACAAATTATTTTAAGAATAACAATTAAGAAAAATTGGCATGAGTAAAAAAACTAAAAGATAACttaaattttaaatcttttaacACACACCCATTTGACACAATAGAAAAAGATATTATATATGTAGTGTTTATCTTTATACATGAAATGTTGAAAGCAGAAGGGGCTGAATTCAGACTGCATAATAAAGTGAAAAGATAGTTGGCCAGTGACTGGGTAATTTTTCGTTAATCAGtcaattaatcgctagtcgggccTAGTCGGTCCTAGTCGGCCAGCCAAAAATCGGCGATTCCGACCATATTCTGGCACAAAACCtgtatattccggccaaaacctctaaGTTCCGGCCAGTTTCCAACCGAACCATGTGAATTCTAATACTTAATCCTGTATACTTAAAAAAATGAGTCGAGTAAGagttaaaactgaaaattacatataaaaaacccgatccgattaatctcgagcaatcccgagtagtcgctagtccccacctcaccggccgactagcgactagcaAGTTCTCCAACCTTGGATAGTATTATATAATACTAATTATGTTTTAGTATTGTTTCTAAAAAAGTTATTTGCCAAAAGTTGGGGCTGTTAAGAAAGCGTTAGCCGGCGTTCAAAAACGGTGGCTATGTCTTAGCCGCACAAAAGGCGAAAATTATTTGGTGAAAATTGATTAACTAGAATAGTGAGAGTCTATTTTGTAAAAGGCAGAAATTcaattactaatttataaacaaAAGTTTGGTTGACTTGACtaatttggtaattttcctaGACATACTTGTTTTAGCACATGACAAAAAGCTTACGTACGTGCCAAACATTAACCAAAAGACATTTAGCAATGCTAACTAAACCCCGTGAAGATTCGAGTTCACTTTCAAATTAATTCCCCAGGCTTATCAGATGTTGTGACCTGTGCCTGACTATATGCAAACATTTACTTCAGGTTGCAAAGCTCATAGAGAGAGTCGAAGCAGTATTCATAAAGCACTTCTGTAAAGGCGATCGTCAACGAGCAATGAACACCTTAAGACTGAAATCTAAAAGAGAGAAGCATCGAGTTACATTCTTTGTTGGTAAGTTATGTGTGTCATGCAAGATAATCATTATAGACTTGTAAAGTACAAATAATCAATGTATTTTCTTGTGCAGGGGTCTTCTTTGGATGCTCATTAGCACTTGTTGTCGCGATCATTATAAGTATACATGCTCGAGATCTTCTCCAGGGTGAAGGACACACTAAGTACATGAACACCATCTTCCCACTATACAGCTTATTTGGATTTATCGTGTTGCATATGCTGATGTATGCTGGAAATATATACTTTTGGGTGCGCTATCGTGTCAATTACGTGTTTATATTTGGATTTAAGCAAGGAACAGAAATGGGTTTCAAACAAATTCTGCTCCTCACTTTTGGTCTGTCAGTTCTCATTCTTGCAGCTGTACTCTCAAATCTTGAAATGGAATTGGATCCAGAAACTGAAAGTTACAAGGCATGGACTGAATTACTCCCTTTGGGCTTGGTCATTGTAAGAAATCCATATTTTGGTTCATTATACATTcatgtgtatatatgtttttcaAATTGACTATAAACTGTGTGTTGCAGGTTGTGGTTTTGATGACAATCTGTCCATTTAATATCTTGTATCGAACAAACCGTTTCTTCTTCTTGGTGTGTTTATGGCACTGCATTTGTGCTCCTCTTTACATGGTCACACTTTCTGATTTCTTTTTGGCTGATCAGTTTACCAGTCAGGTAAGATTAAAAAGCAGTTGTGAAATAATGATTAAACTGATAATACTTTTGATCAAGAAAATAAATGTCATTGATTACTTTTAATGGATCCAGGTTCAGTTATTGAGGAATATACAGTTCTATGTATGTTACTATGGGTGGGGAGATTTTAAGAAGAGAGATGCAACGACTTGCAACGAAAGTAACATTTTTGAAATTATTTCTATAGTTATCGCTGTTGTCCCATATTGGATTCGAGTTCTACAGGTATGTAGTCTCATGCATTTTAAAGTTGTAGTGTACGAGTACGATCCatggatgatttttttttttttaaattctaatACAATAATACTTGTTGAATTTGACTATGTATAGTGTATAAGACGCTTTTGTGAAGGATCTGATTCTACACAAGCTATGAATGGACTCAAATACCTATCTACCATTGCTGCTGTAGTTTCAAGGACAATTTATATTCAAAGAAGAGGAACAAGCTTGAAGATCCTAGCTGCATCCACCTCAGGAGTCGCAACAATTTTCAATAC is from Helianthus annuus cultivar XRQ/B chromosome 9, HanXRQr2.0-SUNRISE, whole genome shotgun sequence and encodes:
- the LOC110879167 gene encoding phosphate transporter PHO1 homolog 9 isoform X1 translates to MKFEKEFASQTVPEWREAYMNYKYLKTLLEQILIFRQRQPPENQANRPKPSRSLKRKVSLLRAFSGLTNNSFIKHKEDEVIVVNAMQQVDEEQQGGECPNYQTVFLRSSEDGGDLDLVFFKRLDDEFNKVVRFYKTKVEEVVREAGELSNQMDALIALRIKVNNPSIEVTEEHQNHPKRLEEADEHKMASLEVLDRVKINATSETPRSTVRNVFNSLNVDLNYSRNELKNAQGKLKQAFLEFHEKLRFLKNYTFLNQMAFSKIMKKYDKITSRNASDVYLQMVEESYLSQSEEVAKLIERVEAVFIKHFCKGDRQRAMNTLRLKSKREKHRVTFFVGVFFGCSLALVVAIIISIHARDLLQGEGHTKYMNTIFPLYSLFGFIVLHMLMYAGNIYFWVRYRVNYVFIFGFKQGTEMGFKQILLLTFGLSVLILAAVLSNLEMELDPETESYKAWTELLPLGLVIVVVLMTICPFNILYRTNRFFFLVCLWHCICAPLYMVTLSDFFLADQFTSQVQLLRNIQFYVCYYGWGDFKKRDATTCNESNIFEIISIVIAVVPYWIRVLQCIRRFCEGSDSTQAMNGLKYLSTIAAVVSRTIYIQRRGTSLKILAASTSGVATIFNTYWDIVMDWGLLCRNSENPWLRDKLILPNRFVYFIAMVLNVILRLAWMQTVLDFHEAPFLHRNALIAIVAILEIIRRGIWNFFRLENEHLNNVGKFRVVKSVPLPFSYEDKDL
- the LOC110879167 gene encoding phosphate transporter PHO1 homolog 9 isoform X2, which gives rise to MNYKYLKTLLEQILIFRQRQPPENQANRPKPSRSLKRKVSLLRAFSGLTNNSFIKHKEDEVIVVNAMQQVDEEQQGGECPNYQTVFLRSSEDGGDLDLVFFKRLDDEFNKVVRFYKTKVEEVVREAGELSNQMDALIALRIKVNNPSIEVTEEHQNHPKRLEEADEHKMASLEVLDRVKINATSETPRSTVRNVFNSLNVDLNYSRNELKNAQGKLKQAFLEFHEKLRFLKNYTFLNQMAFSKIMKKYDKITSRNASDVYLQMVEESYLSQSEEVAKLIERVEAVFIKHFCKGDRQRAMNTLRLKSKREKHRVTFFVGVFFGCSLALVVAIIISIHARDLLQGEGHTKYMNTIFPLYSLFGFIVLHMLMYAGNIYFWVRYRVNYVFIFGFKQGTEMGFKQILLLTFGLSVLILAAVLSNLEMELDPETESYKAWTELLPLGLVIVVVLMTICPFNILYRTNRFFFLVCLWHCICAPLYMVTLSDFFLADQFTSQVQLLRNIQFYVCYYGWGDFKKRDATTCNESNIFEIISIVIAVVPYWIRVLQCIRRFCEGSDSTQAMNGLKYLSTIAAVVSRTIYIQRRGTSLKILAASTSGVATIFNTYWDIVMDWGLLCRNSENPWLRDKLILPNRFVYFIAMVLNVILRLAWMQTVLDFHEAPFLHRNALIAIVAILEIIRRGIWNFFRLENEHLNNVGKFRVVKSVPLPFSYEDKDL